Within Epilithonimonas zeae, the genomic segment GCGGGGTCTTTTCTTGTATCCCAAATAAAAAGAATTTCAACAGAGTCATCTTTTATTTTATATAGAATATAATAATCTTTAATGAGTTTTCCACGATAAACATTGTCCGAAATAGAAATGCCCGAATGAGGAAAATCTGCAATTTGTTGAGCGGAAGTTTCAAACAAAATATTCAGTTTTTGTGAATAGCGTTTAGATTTATTTCTCTGTATCCAATATTTCAAAATCTCTTTTCGGATTTCCATTGCAACTGGCGACCAAATTAATCTTTTAGCCATTCTTCAAAATATGAATTTACTTCTTCATTGGTAAAAGTTTGCCCATTCTTAATTTGTTCTTCGCTAATTTTTAGAATATCTAAAATTTCAGCAGGTAATTTTACTTCCTCTTCTTTAAAATAGTTTTCAACTTCCTCTTCAGTCATCGGTTTTTCAGATTCGTAAATGGATGGAGA encodes:
- a CDS encoding type II toxin-antitoxin system RelE/ParE family toxin, whose amino-acid sequence is MAKRLIWSPVAMEIRKEILKYWIQRNKSKRYSQKLNILFETSAQQIADFPHSGISISDNVYRGKLIKDYYILYKIKDDSVEILFIWDTRKDPADLLKLVKNFK